CTGGGCACCGAGGTGGGTCCCGGCGTCCAGCCGTCGAATCTCGGCAACGAGCAGTTGAAGCCCGAGGTGTCCACGGAGCTGGAGTTCGGGATCGACCTGGGTCTGTTCAACGACCGGTGGTCGGTCGAGGCGACCTATTGGGATCGGGTGGTCACCGACGCCATGGTCGCGCGCCAGTTCCCGGTCACGGGCGGGTTCACGCAGACCCAGCTCGACAACATCGGCGAGGTGTCGGCGCACGGCGTCGAGTTCGGTATCCGCGGCAACCTGATCCAGGCGCGGGATATCTCGCTCAACGTCTTCGCGAACACGGCCTTCCTGTCCGAGAAGATCACGGACATGGGCGGAGCGCCTCCGCTGAAGACCGGCGGCAGCTACCCGCGCTACCGCAACTACCTGGTCGAAGGATTCACGCCGGGCGCCTTCTTCGGCGCGAAGGTCGCCGATGTCGCGATCCCGCTGAACATCCTCGATCCGGTCGACGGCCAGTGCGTCGTGCCGACGCGCGATCAGGCGCTCGCGTACTTCAGTCAGCCGCGCAATCCCAACAGCTTCAAGCCGCTGGCGATCGGCAACGAGGACTTCGGAGTGCCCAACGGAGAGTTGGCGTCGCATAACTGCGGGGCGGGATTGCTCGATACGCACCTCGGCAACCCCACTCCGGACTTCGCGGGCTCCTTCGGCTTCGACCTCGCGTTCCTGGGCAACTTCCAGTTGACGACGCTCATGGAGTACAAGATCGGTCACCAGGTGCAGGATCTCTCGGGCATGTTCCGGCGCGCCAACAACTTCATCGGGCGCAACACGCCGCGCTCCGCCGAACTGTACGCCACGATGCTGAACCCCGGTTCGTCGGCGGATGAGCGGCTCGATGCGGCGGTCGCGTGGGCGCATGAGGTCGAGGGCCTCTCGCCGATGAGCGGCATGAACGGGATCTACGACGCCGACTGGATCCAGTGGCGCGAGCTGTCGCTCAGCTACCGGGTGCCGGCCACGTTCGTCCAGCGCTGGGGCTTCTCGGCCGCTACGGTGAACATGGGCGTGCGCAACCTGCTGCTCTTCATGATGGGCGACTACCCCGGCATGGACCCGGAGGGCAACGTCCTCGGGCGCTGCAACGAAGGCCTCAACTGCAACTTCCTGAATTCGACGGAAGGCTGGGGCATTCCGGTGCCGCGGCGCTTCACGATGTCCGTGCGCGTCACTTTCTAGATCCAAGCGGGAGAACCATACCATGAGGAATCGAAACATGAAGGCCTGGTTGGCCACGCCTCTCCTGGCCGCTTTCACGCTTGGGTGCGGCGATCTGCTGGACGTCAACAACCCCAACGACCTGGTCGAGGAGGACATCCGCAAGGAAGCGGCGGCGGCCGCCGTGGTGAACGGAACGCTCACGCTCGTTTCGTCGTCCGTCTCACAATCCTGGCAGCCGTACCTGGTGGCGTCCGACGAGATGCGCTGGATCGGCTCCAGGGATGCCTGGCTCTCGCTCGATCTCGGATTCGTGGATGATCCGCTGAACGAGTTCATCGATGGCCCGTTCCCGGCCATGGGACAGGCCCGGTGGATGAGCGACGAAGCCATCGAGATCCTGCAGGAGCATCACGGCAACAACCCATCCACCTCGATCAAGACGGATCTGGCGCGCGCGTACATGTACTCCGGCATCATCTACATGGTGATCGGAGAGATCCAGGAGGACTACGCGTTCTCCGACAAGACGGAGAGCGGACCTCCGGTCGGGCCGGCAAACATGGGTCAGGTCCTGGACGGCGCGATCGACAAGTTCTCTTCGGCCATCGCCGGCTTCAACGAGGTAGGGGCCACCGACATGGCGACGCAGGCCAGGGCGCTCCGCGCCCGCGCCAGACAGTCCCGCGCGATATGGGATGCGATCAACCCGTCGCCATCCGGCAACGGGCTGGTGTCTTCGGCCGACGCCGGCATGGACGCAAGCGCGGTTCTGGCGACCGTCCAGCCGGACTGGACGCACAACCTGACGTTCTCCGCCGCCAGCGTAACCAACTCGATGGCGTCCTGGGTCAACGACCGCAAGGAGAACCAGATCGACCTCTCGATCGCCACGGTCGACGACCAGAACGACATCAACGGCATCGCGCTCCAGGACCCCATCGATAACGTCGACGATCCGGCCGTCATCAAGTGGCTGAATCAGTGGAAGGGCGGCAGCTATCTCGACAAGGGCGGGGTCTATCCGCCCTTGACGCTCGCCTCGGCCCGGATGATGCACCTGATTCTGGCCGAAAACGCGTTGGCGGGCGGGGATTCCAACGGCTTCGCCATGCACATCAATCACATCCGCGCGCTGGACGACCTGACGCCGTACTCGGGTCAGATCTCCGAGATGGAGATGCTCCAGCATACGCGCCGGGTGAACGTGCTGCTGCAGGGCCTGCGCCTGGCGGACATGTACAGGTGGGGACTCACCGATCCCAAGTGGCAGGGCGCCGCCGCCGCGTCCAATGCGCCGGGCACGATGCTCCCGATTTCGATCATCGAGCTGCGGGCGAACTGCCACCTGAACGGACTGGGTTGCGGAGGTTGAGGTCAGGGGGGAGGCGGCGGTTCGCACCCGCCGCCTCTGCCGCCCCCTACGTTCGACTGCCGCTCCTGCTGGCCGCGATCGCCCTTGGCGGGTGTTCGGAGATTTTCGATGACCCGACGCCCGAGAACATCTATTTCGAGATGCGGGGCGAGGCGGGCGACCGGGTCCGGGCGATCTACTCCACCCAGTTCGTGGCCGGCCTCAACGAGTTTGGGGTGACGCGGGTGCAGGTGGCCCGGGCCGACACGGTGATTCACGAAATCCCCTTCCAGAGAACGATGAATATCTCCATCGATCGGCGCTGGCTCGTCCAGGCGGAGTCCCTGGATGGGGATACTCTCTCCGTCCGCGTCATCGTGAACGTCGACGACCGTGGTCTCGTGGACGAATCCGGCGGGATATTCCCCGACGAACCGTGGCACTTCGTCTACTCGTTCAACCAACTCCTGACGCGAGACCTCGATGTTGCGTTCTGATCTCTTGCCGAGCGCTAGAGCGCGGCGACATTGGCTCGTCGCTTTGCTCGGGGTCGTGCTCACCGCGCCGGGTTGCTACTCCTACCGACTTGTCGACGACGCGCCCGTCGGCGCGGTGGCCAGGCTGCGCGTGCCGATCCAGTCCGCGATCGTCGATCCCAACTCGCCTACCGGGACGGTCGCGGTCGAGGGTAAGGTCATCAGCGTGGGAGACACGATCGAGTTTGAAGCGAGCACGCGGCACACTCTCGGCCTGTTCCAGGACGTCGTGCAGTACGACACGCTTCGCGTGGCCCGGGACGGTGTGACGAGCATCGAGGTGCGCGAATTCTCGACGACGAAGAGCGTCCTGCTCGGGGCCGGGATCGCGGCCGGAACGGCGGCCCTGGCTGCCGCCGCGGCGGGGGTCGGGGGAGGCGACGCCGGCGACGCGCCGGGCACGGACCCGCCACAGACGTCCACGACGGTGGGCGTTTCCGTACCGGTGAGCGCGATCGGACGATGGTTCGGGCGCGCGATACCCTCCCTCCTGGGGATGAGGCGCTGACGGACCCGGTGGGTCGCGGCGCGCGCTACGTCGCGTCGCTACACTAGGACTTCGGGATCTCCTTGCGGGGATCCACGAAGGGCCGGGGCACCACCGTGGCGTTCCGCTCTCCGTTAGGCGTCGTCACGCTCAACCGTGAGCCCATCTCTCCGTAGGCGGTCGGTACGAAGGCGTAACCGATGTTCTTCCCGAGACGCGGCGAATACACGGCGGACGTGACGAATCCGATCGCGCCGCCCTCCCCGTTCACGCCTCCGCCTGCGCGCACGGGCCAGCGGTGCATGTTCAAGTCGAGCGGCGCGCCGGAGATTTCGATGCCGGCGAGGAGCCGCCGGGGCCCCTCTTCGGCGATCCGGGCCAGCGCCTCGCGGCCGATGAAGTCGCCCTCCTGATCGAAGTCGACCTGCCATCCGAGCCCGACCTCCCAGGGGTTCGTGTCCAGCGTCATGTCGATGCCGTAGTTGAGGATGCCGGCTTCGATGCGGCGGATGTCCGACGGACCGGTGGGAGAGATGCCCAGGTCGCGGCCCGCCTCCAGCACGCGGTCCCAGAGTTCGACCCCCCGGCTTCCGTCCCTCAGGTAGATCTCGTAGCCGACCTCGCCGCTCCACCCCGTGCGAGTCACGACCACCGGGATCCCGTCCACATCCGTCTCCAGGAACCAGTAGTAGCGGAGCTTCAGGACGTCTTCCCCGAAGAGCCTGCGCACGACCTCCTTCGACTTCGGGCCCTGCACCTGCATGGGCGAGACGTCCGGCTCGCAGATCTCGACGTCGAGGCCGGCGTTGAGCGCGACCCCCTTCGCGTACAGCAGCACGTCGCTGTCCGCCAGCGCGAGCCAGAAGTGGTTCTCGCCCAGGCGCAGCAGCACGGGGTCGTTCACGATGCCCCCGTCCTCGGCGCCGATGAGGACGTACTTGCCCTGCCCGACGGCGCACTTCGAGAGGTCGCGGGGCGTGAGCAGGTTCGTGAACTCGAAGGCGTCCGGCCCGGTGATCTCCACCTGCCGCTCGACGCTCACGTCCCACACCGTGACGCCGGTCAGGAGCTTCTCGTACTCCGCGTGCAGGTCGTCATAGCGCGTCGGGAGGAACATGTGGTTGTAGACCGTATAACTCCGGCATCCATCGCGGAGGGTGGCCTCGAAGTACGGCGAGCGGCGGAGCCGGGCCCCGCGCTGAATCAAGGCCATGTCAAAGGTCTCGGTCATGAGATCTCCCTCTCTGGTTTACAGGTTGGGTCGGTGTCACAGGACGGAATCGTTTCCGGCGAACGCCGCACGCGTTGCACGCGTCGAGTTGCTGCCCCGGTTTACCGCGAATCGGGGCGTTCCCGCGGGAACGTTGGGGACGGTTCGCCGCCGTCCGCCCTCGATCTCTTCGGCCACCGCGGCGCATTGCTCGAGATCACGCCGTATCCGTGCCGGTGTCGGGTGGTGCGATGCCGAGCACGGAACCCTCCAATCGGGCCACCGCCATGCGCGTCCTGGTCAGCTCCGCAACGACCGCGTCGATGCGGCCACCAAGTTCCTCGCGAACGCTCGCGATCTCCTCGCGCACGCTCGCGCGCAGGCTCCCGATCTCCTCGTTCACGCTCGCGCGCAGGCTCCCGATCTCCTCGCGCACGCTCCCGATCTCCTCGTTCACGCTCGCGCGCAAGGTCCCGATCTCCCCGCGCACGCCCTGGATCTCGCTCCGAAGCTCGTCCCGCAGCTCGCCGCTCGTGCGGTCGATCTTCTCTTCGAGCTTGCGCGTACGGCCGGCCACCGCCAATCCCACGACGACGATGGTCAACCATAGGGTTACGAGTCCGATGATCACGTACAGCTCCATCCCTTGACGACTCCCCGTTGAAGGTCTCGCGTGGCCTGCGGCGCCCTGGCCGCGGCCTCCATCCACGCGAACCTCCGCCTCCCGATCAAGGTGGTATCAAGAGGCGATCCGTCAGGCGGGGATGCCGTGCTTCACCGCGCGGGTCATCGCGTCGACGAAGCGGTCGAGTTCCTCGAGCGTCGTATAGGTGGACGGCGAGATGCGGAGCCCCGTGAACTCCGCGTGGTTGATGCCGACCGTGAAGATCCGGTGCTCGTTCCACAGCCAGTTGCGGAGCGCGCTCGTGTCGATGCCCTCGACCTGGACGTTGGCGATCCCGCACGCGAAGCCCGGCTTGAGGCTCGTGTTGAGCCGCACGCGGTCGTGCTCTAGGAGTTGCTCGGCCCAGTAGTTCCGCAGGTGGACGAGACGCGCCTCCTTGCGCTCGCCGCCGACGAGCTGGTGGAAGGTGAGCGCTTCGCCGATGGCGAGGAAGTTGGCCTCCGGGTGGGTGCCGATCGCCTCGAACTTCCGGATGTCGTCGTCGCGGCTTTCCGCCGCGGCCTGCAGCGGCCAGATCTCGGGGATCTTCTCCCGCCTCACGTAGAGGAGTCCGGTGCCGACCGGGGCGTGCAGCCACTTGTGCAGGCTGACGGCGTAGTTGTCGCAGTTCAACTCGGAGAGGGTAAAGTCGTGATGTGCAAGTGAATGTGCGCCGTCGACGAGGACGGGGATGCCGTAGCCGCGCGCCATCTCCACGACCTCGCGCACGGGGAGGATCTGTCCGGTGATGTTGATCATGTGGCACATCAGGATGAGCCGCGTGCGGTCGGTGATCTGCTCCTCGAACAGCCGCACGATTTCGGCTGGATCCTCGGCCGGGACCGGGATCTTGAACTGCTTCATGACGATCCCCTCGCGGCGCTCGCGCTGCTGGAAGGTCGTGATCATGCGCCCGTAGTCCTGGGTCGTCGTCACGACTTCGTCGCCGCGCTCCAGGTCATACCCGTTCTGGAGGATCTGGAGGCCCTCGGACGCGTTGCGCGTGATCGCGACTTCCTCGGGGTCCACGTCCCACTGCCGGGCGAGCCGGGCGCGGACGCCCTCCCGCTGCGGCTCGAGGATCTGCCACCCGTTGTAGACCGGGATCTGGTTCGCGAAGTCGAGGTCCCGCTTCATCGCCTCGAGCACGTGGGCGGGCGTCGGGCTCACGCCTCCGTTGTTGAGGTTGACGAGGGAACGGTCGGTGGTGAACGCCTTCTGGATCTCGATCCAGAACTCCTCGTCCCGCGCGATCTCCTCCGGGGAGCCGGGCGTGCGGGACAGGTCGCGGGCCGCCGCGACTGCGGTGCTCCACTTCGTGGGAACGACGGTCATGGCTCCGGCTGCAGCGGCGGAGCCCCCGAGGCGGGCGAGGAATCGTCGGCGGGTAGGCATGCGGCCTCCTGGCTGGTTCTTACCGGTCCGGCTGCTGCCAATTGGGCCGTTTTCGGCGTCGCGAGCAAGTCCGGCGCCCGCCGTGCCCCCGGCCTCGAGGCGTCAGTCCGGCGCCGTGATCATGGCGAGGATCGGGTCGATCGCCTCGTCCGCCAGCGATTCGAGTTCCGCCGCGGTGCGGTTCTGGATCGGGTGCGGGACCCAGACGATGCCGGGCTCGAAGCCGAGCGAGCGCGACTGGCTGCGCGCGGCCTCCTCGAACTCCGTCGTGACGACGAAGCAGCCGGGGATCCCGCGTTCGTCGAGGTCTCTGAGGTCGTGCAGACCGCACGACGTGCAGGACCCTCAGTCGGCTAAGGCCTGCACCACCACATCGGCCTCCGTGGCGATCCTCTGCAGCAACCCGGTCGGCGCCCGCCGCGCGTTCGTCGGCTTGTCCGTGCGGATCGTCGCGATGCCTCGCGCTTCGAGGCGCGCCTTCACGTGGTCGAGGAACTCGTCGCTGCGCTGCTTGCCGATCCCCTGGAGCGCGACCACGCGTCCTTCGAGAGATGGGGGAGGCGTGCGTCGAGGGCGCATCTCGGAGGCGAGTTCGGAAGTGGGGTCGTGCAGGACGGTCGTTCGCGCCGCCGGGGTTGCCGGGCTCGCCGGAGTCGAAGCGGTCATGTCTCGATCTCTCTGGTGATGGGGTGTGAGTGCTGCCAGGCGCGGCCGCCGGG
The Candidatus Palauibacter australiensis genome window above contains:
- a CDS encoding glycine cleavage system protein T, with protein sequence MTETFDMALIQRGARLRRSPYFEATLRDGCRSYTVYNHMFLPTRYDDLHAEYEKLLTGVTVWDVSVERQVEITGPDAFEFTNLLTPRDLSKCAVGQGKYVLIGAEDGGIVNDPVLLRLGENHFWLALADSDVLLYAKGVALNAGLDVEICEPDVSPMQVQGPKSKEVVRRLFGEDVLKLRYYWFLETDVDGIPVVVTRTGWSGEVGYEIYLRDGSRGVELWDRVLEAGRDLGISPTGPSDIRRIEAGILNYGIDMTLDTNPWEVGLGWQVDFDQEGDFIGREALARIAEEGPRRLLAGIEISGAPLDLNMHRWPVRAGGGVNGEGGAIGFVTSAVYSPRLGKNIGYAFVPTAYGEMGSRLSVTTPNGERNATVVPRPFVDPRKEIPKS
- a CDS encoding aminotransferase class V-fold PLP-dependent enzyme, translating into MPTRRRFLARLGGSAAAAGAMTVVPTKWSTAVAAARDLSRTPGSPEEIARDEEFWIEIQKAFTTDRSLVNLNNGGVSPTPAHVLEAMKRDLDFANQIPVYNGWQILEPQREGVRARLARQWDVDPEEVAITRNASEGLQILQNGYDLERGDEVVTTTQDYGRMITTFQQRERREGIVMKQFKIPVPAEDPAEIVRLFEEQITDRTRLILMCHMINITGQILPVREVVEMARGYGIPVLVDGAHSLAHHDFTLSELNCDNYAVSLHKWLHAPVGTGLLYVRREKIPEIWPLQAAAESRDDDIRKFEAIGTHPEANFLAIGEALTFHQLVGGERKEARLVHLRNYWAEQLLEHDRVRLNTSLKPGFACGIANVQVEGIDTSALRNWLWNEHRIFTVGINHAEFTGLRISPSTYTTLEELDRFVDAMTRAVKHGIPA